From a single Ornithodoros turicata isolate Travis chromosome 8, ASM3712646v1, whole genome shotgun sequence genomic region:
- the LOC135366060 gene encoding uncharacterized protein LOC135366060 has protein sequence MSSLNILKPSNYSSDIMEKPKGSPMVKVVNFILHKVFRRKKPGSIDSPCSGEGSYLSYSEVDLESLSSAVRRTQEMLGRPLTPPLKPPRHIVRDEDEFCTPTSSARFDFSSSQVSERTQTKDAAVEACERDIDHCLEQDDNYSVTYGNEEFQLTPQRVTPRSTRKTPPQSSKSVQNLPVDNVEETRRPRHALSRHPWGPSPERTTNGKAPKRPTSHRDVRLTPCVKKSVAGLTKEIGVLKERDCFTGSALPADHRVESMKHSRCVPERAASVPKLLCQPIDRTAHTTSAKLDGNGAFVPVDETVDPQSNRLVGFGRWSCTPRDVSEPTSSWRTSRGLEGFQRRASVNAVVTTIPRSNRTHDTSLDSLSRRPATCPGTGKASTTRSGRRLVKVEHRPPTPYSMSHLETAYQDAAPSKLCRTNGQTSLVQGKSPKDRGDGSSPFLKTSPFSRFRHSSYSGVMMACGDESVLSRARLPRVQDL, from the exons ATGTCCTCTTTAAACATCTTGAAGCCTAGTAATTACTCATCGGATATCATGGAAAAGCCGAAAGGATCTCCCATGGTAAAGGTTGTCAACTTCATCCTCCACAAGGTCTTTC GTCGCAAGAAACCAGGATCCATCGACAGTCCTTGCTCCGGCGAAGGAAGCTATTTATCGTACTCAGAGGTCGACCTCGAAAGCCTCAGCTCTGCGGTGCGACGTACACAGGAAATGCTTGGCAGGCCACTGACGCCCCCTCTCAAGCCTCCGAGGCACATCGTACGCGATGAAGACGAATTCTGTACCCCGACATCGTCTGCACGATTTGATTTTAGTAGCTCACAAGTCTCCGAACGCACGCAAACGAAAGATGCCGCAGTCGAAGCATGCGAACGCGACATTGACCACTGTCTGGAGCAGGACGACAACTATTCTGTGACGTACGGCAATGAAGAATTCCAATTAACGCCACAACGAGTGACTCCGCGAAGCACTAGGAAAACGCCACCACAAAGCTCAAAATCCGTCCAAAACTTGCCGGTGGATAACGTTGAAGAAACTCGGCGTCCTAGGCATGCACTGTCCAGGCATCCTTGGGGGCCATCTCCAGAGAgaactacaaatggaaaggcacCCAAGAGGCCTACGAGTCATCGTGACGTACGTCTCACGCCATGCGTGAAGAAGAGCGTAGCCGGGCTGACGAAAGAAATTGGGGTTCTGAAAGAACGAGACTGTTTCACTGGCAGCGCGCTCCCAGCAGACCATCGAGTGGAGTCTATGAAGCATTCCCGTTGTGTCCCCGAACGAGCTGCATCTGTTCCCAAGCTTCTGTGTCAACCCATCGATCGGACGGCACACACAACAAGCGCGAAGCTTGATGGTAACGGGGCTTTTGTACCCGTTGACGAAACCGTTGATCCGCAGAGCAATCGCTTAGTGGGCTTTGGAAGGTGGTCGTGTACTCCACGAGACGTCTCGGAACCCACATCTTCATGGAGAACCTCGAGAGGCCTGGAAGGTTTTCAGAGGCGAGCTTCTGTAAACGCGGTGGTGACTACGATACCGCGAAGTAATCGGACCCATGATACCTCTCTGGATTCTCTAAGTCGAAGACCCGCGACATGCCCTGGTACAGGGAAAGCTTCGACTACCCGTTCTGGAAGGCGTCTTGTGAAGGTCGAACATCGACCACCGACGCCGTACTCGATGTCGCACTTGGAAACCGCATATCAGGACGCGGCTCCTTCTAAGTTGTGCAGGACCAACGGACAGACCAGTCTTGTCCAGGGCAAATCGCCAAAGGACCGCGGAGATGGGTCGTCTCCGTTCTTGAAGACGTCTCCGTTCAGTCGATTTCGACATTCCAGTTACTCTGGTGTCATGATGGCCTGTGGAGACGAGTCCGTGCTAAGCAGGGCCCGCCTTCCTCGCGTTCAAGACTTGTAG
- the LOC135366061 gene encoding uncharacterized protein LOC135366061, producing the protein MYSTSPLDKKEKLKGSSMVKVVNFILHKVFRRKKQGSLNSPLSGEGSYVSYSEIDLERFGYEMRRTQEMLGRPLTPPLKPPRHILHGADEFWTPASSPRCDLRRPQVSKRVQTKDAAVEACEYDIDQCLDHDDKYSITYGSVELEVTPPRKIRRSTNKPKLLSSKKAPHAPMDNVLAEGRTQCPTCAQFAYPWKPSPEITTNGNEFLKRDNFTEGEFPEGYLRSEATSSRISLRKGFQRRRASMDDVVTTTPRKVHDSTRDSPSRTPATCPSTGRASTSRSGRRFLKVEHRPPTPYSTPYSEATSSQEYTGPSKLYRTSGQTSLVQGRHKSPKDRGDGSSASLKTSPFSRFRHSSYSGLMMASGDESVLSSVRLRRAKDL; encoded by the exons ATGTACAGTACGTCGCCGTTGGATAAGAAGGAAAAGCTGAAGGGATCTTCCATGGTAAAGGTTGTCAACTTCATCCTCCACAAGGTCTTCC GTCGCAAGAAACAAGGATCCCTCAATAGCCCTCTCTCTGGCGAAGGAAGCTATGTATCGTACTCGGAGATCGACCTTGAAAGATTCGGCTATGAAATGCGGCGGACACAGGAAATGCTTGGCAGGCCACTGACACCCCCTCTCAAGCCTCCGAGGCACATCTTGCATGGTGCAGACGAGTTCTGGACCCCGGCATCGTCTCCACGATGTGATCTCCGTAGACCACAAGTCTCCAAACGCGTGCAAACGAAGGATGCCGCGGTCGAAGCATGCGAATATGACATTGACCAATGTCTCGACCACGACGACAAGTATTCTATCACATATGGTAGTGTAGAACTGGAAGTAACGCCACCCCGAAAGATTCGGAGAAGTACTAATAAGCCGAAACTGCTAAGCTCCAAAAAAGCTCCACACGCGCCGATGGACAATGTGTTGGCAGAAGGGAGAACTCAGTGTCCCACGTGTGCACAGTTTGCGTATCCTTGGAAGCCTTCTCCAGAGATAACTACAAATGGTAATGAATTTCTCAAACGAGACAATTTCACGGAAGGTGAATTTCCTGAAGGCTATCTACGCTCGGAAGCCACATCTTCAAGGATAAGTCTGCGGAAAGGTTTTCAGAGGAGGAGGGCTTCTATGGACGACGTCGTGACCACGACACCGCGTAAGGTCCATGATTCTACTCGGGATTCTCCGAGTCGAACACCTGCGACGTGCCCTAGTACTGGGAGAGCATCGACTTCCCGGTCAGGACGACGTTTCCTAAAGGTCGAACACCGACCACCCACGCCGTACTCGACGCCGTACTCTGAAGCCACATCATCGCAGGAGTATACAGGTCCTTCTAAGTTGTACAGGACTAGCGGACAGACCAGTCTTGTCCAGGGAAGACACAAATCGCCGAAGGACCGCGGGGATGGATCGTCTGCCTCCCTGAAGACCTCTCCGTTCAGTCGATTTCGACATTCCAGTTACTCTGGTCTCATGATGGCCAGCGGAGACGAGTCTGTGCTAAGTAGCGTCCGTCTTCGTCGAGCTAAGGACTTGTAG